One segment of Belonocnema kinseyi isolate 2016_QV_RU_SX_M_011 chromosome 7, B_treatae_v1, whole genome shotgun sequence DNA contains the following:
- the LOC117176633 gene encoding uncharacterized protein LOC117176633 yields the protein MEVYLQSPIIKTENVEKRDNESEPEQDDEFDLEAESASKQRRRSESADRQRRRGRLRKTVPAAKSSYKWSEEEPDRRGRRSSGQANFSATTKNEGAKLPFPYSPYMPGSSLGNLQLL from the exons ATGGAAGTTTATTTGCAGTCTCCGATAATCAAG ACTGAAAATGTGGAAAAAAGGGACAACGAATCCGAACCTGAACAAGATGACGAATTCGATTTGGAAGCAGAGTCTGCATCGAAGCAACGTCGTCGCAGTGAAAGTGCAGACAGGCAGAGGAGACGTGGTCGTCTTCGCAAAACTGTTCCAGCAGCAAAATCTTCCTACAAATGGTCTGAGGAAGAACCTGACAGACGTGGCCGTCGTTCAAGTGGACAGGCAAACTTCTCTGctacaacaaaaaatgaag GTGCCAAATTGCCATTTCCCTATTCACCATACATGCCGGGTTCGAGTTTGGGTAACCTGCAATTACTATAA